A window from Pseudomonas sp. Tri1 encodes these proteins:
- a CDS encoding CaiB/BaiF CoA-transferase family protein, producing the protein MQGPLASLKVLDFSTLLPGPFASLLLADMGAEVLRIESPTRSDLLRILPPHDQGVSASHAYLNRNKRSLALDLKQPQALEVIKLLLADYDILLEQFRPGVMERLGLGYEALRAINPRLIYVSITGYGQTGPYKDRAGHDINYLALAGLASHTGRADSGPLPLGIQAADIAGGSLHGVIGLLAAVIARQQTGQGQHLDVSMTDCVFSLNAMAGAGYLACGIEPGWENQLLNGGSFYDYYRTRDGRWMSVGSLEPAFMQALCVALGRPELAAQGLSSRPEQQRMLKQELQAAFEKHDFAELCSLFAGIDACVEPMLSLEEAIRHPQLQARELVTQVPRGDGSNQAQMACPLRFSQGLPEPRHIGAELGAHTDQVLGELGFSVERIAELRRSGVVL; encoded by the coding sequence ATGCAAGGCCCACTGGCATCGCTCAAGGTTCTGGACTTCTCGACGCTGCTGCCAGGCCCGTTCGCCTCGCTGTTGTTGGCGGACATGGGCGCCGAGGTGTTGCGTATCGAGTCGCCGACCCGTTCGGACCTGTTGCGGATATTGCCGCCCCATGACCAGGGCGTCTCCGCCAGCCATGCCTACCTCAACCGCAACAAGCGCAGCCTCGCGTTGGACCTCAAGCAGCCGCAGGCGCTGGAGGTGATCAAGCTATTGCTGGCGGACTACGACATCCTGCTGGAACAGTTCCGCCCCGGTGTGATGGAGCGACTGGGCCTGGGTTACGAGGCCTTGAGGGCAATCAATCCGCGGCTGATCTACGTGTCGATCACCGGCTACGGTCAGACCGGGCCCTACAAGGATCGCGCCGGGCACGACATCAACTACCTGGCCCTGGCCGGGCTGGCCAGTCACACCGGCCGTGCCGACAGCGGTCCACTGCCGCTGGGCATCCAGGCGGCGGATATTGCCGGTGGGTCGCTGCACGGCGTGATCGGGCTGTTGGCGGCGGTGATCGCCCGCCAGCAGACCGGGCAAGGCCAACACCTGGATGTGAGCATGACCGACTGTGTGTTCAGTCTGAACGCCATGGCCGGTGCCGGTTATCTGGCCTGCGGTATCGAGCCGGGTTGGGAAAACCAGCTGCTCAACGGTGGCAGTTTCTATGACTATTACCGCACCCGCGATGGTCGCTGGATGTCGGTGGGCAGCCTGGAGCCGGCCTTCATGCAGGCGCTGTGCGTGGCCCTGGGGCGACCGGAACTGGCGGCCCAGGGACTGTCGTCCCGGCCCGAGCAACAGCGCATGCTCAAGCAGGAGCTGCAAGCCGCGTTCGAGAAACATGATTTCGCCGAACTTTGCAGCTTGTTCGCCGGGATTGATGCCTGCGTCGAGCCGATGTTGAGCCTGGAGGAAGCTATCAGGCATCCACAGTTGCAGGCTCGGGAACTGGTGACACAGGTGCCCCGTGGTGATGGTTCGAATCAAGCACAGATGGCTTGTCCGTTGAGGTTTTCACAAGGACTGCCCGAGCCTCGGCATATTGGCGCGGAGCTGGGCGCGCATACGGATCAGGTGTTGGGGGAGTTGGGGTTCAGTGTTGAGCGGATAGCTGAATTGCGTCGCAGCGGGGTGGTTTTGTAG
- a CDS encoding SprT family zinc-dependent metalloprotease, with translation MLEQLNTRVEECYQQAESFFKRPFKRPVVSFKLRGQKAGVAHLHENLLRFNPQLYRENAEDFLKQTVAHEVAHLIAHQLFGERIQPHGEEWQLIMRGVYELPPNRCHTYEIKRRSVTRYIYKCPCDGSDFPFSAQRHSLVRQGRRYLCRSCRSTLVFSGETRVE, from the coding sequence ATGCTCGAGCAACTCAATACCCGCGTCGAAGAGTGTTATCAACAAGCCGAATCCTTTTTCAAACGTCCTTTCAAACGCCCGGTGGTCAGCTTTAAATTGCGAGGCCAGAAGGCCGGTGTCGCGCACCTGCATGAAAACCTGCTGCGCTTCAATCCACAGTTGTATCGGGAAAACGCCGAAGACTTCCTCAAGCAGACCGTCGCCCACGAAGTCGCGCACCTGATCGCCCATCAGCTGTTTGGCGAACGCATCCAGCCCCACGGCGAAGAGTGGCAACTGATCATGCGCGGGGTGTACGAACTGCCGCCCAACCGCTGCCACACTTACGAAATCAAGCGCCGCAGCGTCACCCGCTACATCTATAAATGCCCTTGCGACGGCAGCGACTTCCCGTTCTCGGCCCAACGCCACAGCCTGGTGCGCCAAGGGCGGCGGTATTTGTGCCGTAGTTGCCGCAGCACCTTGGTGTTCAGTGGCGAGACGCGGGTGGAGTAA